In Gambusia affinis linkage group LG06, SWU_Gaff_1.0, whole genome shotgun sequence, one DNA window encodes the following:
- the LOC122832597 gene encoding uncharacterized protein C11orf53 homolog isoform X2 — protein MPGSHMLPSYYSMRRPFMSDADFCTSTKQFPSDVYSSTQPSSMSSYSSLIDSYYPETFGDYRSAATFSGSGSSFLPSSTISSLLPTFNGDSPHLFLRDSWDQSGPEPVSQVEGLCPDSLGSVSVPPSIASPEPSGSPSQYRSPSRGSSMGPVSGSQPYTLHSLEDVHYHPLTSGGTYSVPSSFPCPPYMSSPVSDLVSKMVSEDMAEGHSGLPAGTEAHSSWAKEDGVSPWSPYELRRAY, from the exons ATGCCAG GATCACACATGCTGCCCAGCTACTACAGCATGAGGCGTCCCTTCATGTCCGATGCAGACTTTTGCACATCCACCAAGCAGTTTCCTTCCGATGTCTATTCTTCCACACAACCCTCCTCTATGAGCAGTTACTCCTCTCTCATCGACAGCTACTACCCAGAAACCTTTGGTGACTACCGTAGCGCAGCCACCTTCTCTGGCTCTGGCAGCTCCTTCTTGCCCTCGTCAACCATTTCCTCCCTGCTGCCAACTTTTAACGGAGATTCACCGCATTTATTTCTG cGTGACTCATGGGACCAGTCGGGACCTGAGCCAGTGTCCCAGGTGGAGGGCCTCTGTCCGGACAGTCTGGGTTCTGTCAGTGTCCCACCCTCAATAGCCAGCCCGGAGCCCTCTGGGAGTCCATCCCAGTACCGCTCCCCCAGCCGCGGCTCCTCCATGGGGCCTGTCTCCGGCAGCCAGCCGTACACCCTGCATTCACTGGAGGACGTCCACTACCACCCTTTGACTTCTGGCGGCACCTACTCTGTGCCCTCCTCCTTTCCCTGCCCCCCGTACATGAGCAGCCCCGTCAGTGACCTGGTGTCCAAGATGGTGTCGGAGGACATGGCGGAGGGTCACAGCGGCCTCCCAGCTGGCACTGAGGCCCACTCTTCGTGGGCTAAGGAGGACGGGGTGAGCCCCTGGTCCCCCTATGAGCTCCGGAGGGCCTACTGA
- the linc.pou2af1 gene encoding colorectal cancer associated 2, whose translation MSEKQRVYQGVRVKTTVKELLQRHRAKEASRKPQPVYLEQKESCPSVHQSCHEDPPPAAPPADMSSRALQLRAPSLPVTKSSCSLQMQASAFCDPQQQQFGDLMLPSNDYGLSSRGAMDYNSLPPLPTSSPLPWSHAISSDVDYYDQGMAACSLSESLTLYTPLDSNSYSPQDSFSSSSSSCYDSPTRMESSFHGFLSKRYPYQYCSPHQDNVAGCWPAQLESAPLDEYAPYHLPTDYPYIQPVEESYFRKDFPLGSEMCYNIL comes from the exons ATGTCTG AAAAGCAACGTGTGTATCAGGGCGTCCGGGTGAAGACCACGGTcaaagagctgctgcagaggcaCAGAGCAAAGGAGGCCAGCAGGAAACCCCAACCG GTTTACTTGGAGCAAAAGGAAAGTTGTCCGTCAGTGCACCAAA GTTGTCACGAGGACCCTCCTCCTGCCGCCCCTCCGGCGGACATGAGCTCTCGGGCCCTGCAGCTGCGCGCGCCCTCCCTCCCTGTCACTAAGAGCTCGTGCAGCCTGCAAATGCAGGCGAGCGCGTTCTGCGacccccagcagcagcagttcgGGGACTTGATGTTGCCCAGCAACGACTACGGTCTCAGTTCCAGAGGAGCCATGGACTACAACTCCCTGCCTCCTCTGCCCACATCCTCCCCGCTGCCCTGGAGTCACGCGATCTCCTCAGACGTGGACTACTACGACCAAGGGATG GCGGCCTGCTCCTTGTCAGAGTCCCTGACACTCTACACCCCCTTGGATTCCAACAGCTACTCCCCTCAGGActccttttcctcttcctcctcatcttgCTATGACTCACCAACCAGGATGGAGTCCAGTTTCCACGGCTTCCTCTCAAAACGCTACCCCTATCAGTACTGCAGCCCCCATCAGGACAATGTGGCTGGCTGCTGGCCGGCCCAGCTGGAGAGCGCCCCCCTCGATGAGTACGCCCCCTACCACCTCCCCACAGACTATCCCTACATCCAGCCTGTGGAGGAGAGCTACTTCAGGAAGGATTTCCCTCTGGGCTCTGAAATGTGTTACAATATTCTATGA